The Arachis hypogaea cultivar Tifrunner chromosome 19, arahy.Tifrunner.gnm2.J5K5, whole genome shotgun sequence genome has a window encoding:
- the LOC112776717 gene encoding GRF-interacting factor 1: MQQQSQQQHLMQMQMQPMMPPYYPNNVTTDHIQQYLDENKSLILKIVESQNSGKLSECAENQSRLQRNLMYLAAIADSQPQQPPAMPAHQYPSSGIMLQGSHYMQAQQQQQQLMAARSSLLYAQQPFSLQPQHGVTSSSTASPALHMLQSTEASMASGGLPDFGRGSTGEGLVGGGGRGLLVGIGSSSAEGNSGDDGN, from the exons ATGCAGCAGCAGTCGCAGCAACAGCACCTGATGCAGATGCAGATGCAGCCCATGATGCCTCCCTACTACCCCAACAACGTCACCACCGATCACATTCAACAG TATCTAGATGAGAACAAGTCCTTGATTCTGAAGATTGTTGAAAGCCAGAATTCTGGGAAGCTGAGCGAATGCGCCGA GAATCAATCTAGGCTTCAGAGAAATCTTATGTACCTAGCTGCAATTGCTGATTCTCAACCCCAACAACCTCCTGCCATGCCGGCTCATCAG TACCCCTCTAGTGGGATTATGCTGCAGGGATCACACTACATGCaagctcaacaacaacaacaacaattaatgGCTGCAAGATCCTCACTCTTGTATGCACAACAACCTTTCTCACTGCAACCACAACATGGTGTGACCTCTTCCTCAACTGCAAGTCCAGCTCTTCACATGTTGCAAAGCACCGAAGCTTCCATGGCTTCCGGAGGGCTCCCTGATTTTGGACGGGGTTCGACTGGCGAAGGCTTGGTGGGCGGCGGCGGTAGGGGACTCCTTGTTGGTATTGGGAGTTCTTCAGCTGAGGGGAATTCTGGTGATGATGGGAACTAA
- the LOC140182283 gene encoding DNA topoisomerase 2-like: protein MGKKYDHVITKCKEGENWTKVTFKPDLEKFKMAELEEDVVVLMKKWVVDIAGCLGKTVKVELNGALPKNGDRWEICVSLCDGQF, encoded by the exons ATGGGAAAAAAGTATGATCACGTGATTACCAAATGCAAAGAAGGTGAGAACTGGACCAAGGTAACCTTTAAGCCTGACTTGGAAAAGTTCAAGATGGCGGAGCTTGAAGAAGATGTAGTAGTTTTGATGAAAAAATGGGTGGTTGACATTGCTGGCTGTCTTGGAAAGACTGTCAAGGTTGAACTCAATG GAGCTTTGCCAAAAAATGGTGATAGATGGGAGATTTGTGTGAGTCTATGTGATGGGCAGTTTTAA